The genomic stretch NNNNNNNNNNNNNNNNNNNNNNNNNNNNNNNAGGCGGTGCCTTCCGCTTTCGGCCTGCGCAATCGTCGCTTGCGATCTTATCCCCGATGTGTAAGCGCAGGGTGCTGCGGGCGTGTCTGCGCCCtgctatttttattttttttcttctttatgCGTTTGCATTTCACTTTTCTATTTCTATATGCATTGGCCCAGGCACAGGCAAGCACGCCGCGGAATCTGGCTACGAGATCCCGACTGCAGCATGCCAGATTGCATGCCAGATTGCATACCAGATTGCCATACAAACTTGTATTGCCAATAGCCGTGCCAAAAACGCAAAAATTTTgtcatatatatagaagAGCTATCCTTGACGAAACACGCGTCTGCCTCGTGCTTTGTGCTTGGTCGTTTGTGCTTGGTCATTTGTGCTTGATCTTCCCATTCATAGCCATACATCATCCCATCAATGACCTCCCATCCGCAGCCCCGTTCTCACTCCCACTCCCACAACCACACCTCGTTGCCCCGCCGTGTGCCCTCCATTAGCGCCTTGCTAACGACCCCCCAATTCCAAGAAAATATCAACACATCCACAGTCACCTTGCCGCCGCTACACCATGTCACTCCACCAGCCACGCCTGCATCAACCCCGGGTCTTCAGAGTCCTCCGGTCTTCCGTTCGCCTGGCATGGTCTCACCTTACACGACAAACTCCAGTCCTATTTTAACTTCTGCTGCTACTACCACTCTAAGACCGTTACGTGTCAAACAATATTCCTTTGCATCTAATCCAAACATTCTCCCCCCCCTTGGCGGCTCCCATGGTGCCATATGCATATTCGACCGGTGCAGGCGCAGGTGCAAGTGCAAGTGCAAACGCAGGGGCAAGTGCAAACGCAAGTGCAAACACACACCCAAGCACAAGTGCAAGCACAAGTGCAAACACAACCGCATTGACCGTCCCCCAACCCCCCCAGAACAGACCCCAGCTCTCAAAAACTCCCTCACCCCGACCTCCAAGCCAGAAAAACCAAAGAgcaaaagaagaagaacaacCACCAAAGAATGGAACATCCTTCTAAACGAGTTCAATAAAAACCCAAATCCAAACAAGATCAAAAGAATCCAACTATCCCAACAATGTAACATGACCGAAAAGACGGTCCAAATATGGTTTCAAAATAGAAGACAAgccaataaaaaattattattgaaaaataattccgCATCACCCACTTCTAGCCTAAACTCCGGCACAAACGGGCctaataaaagaataggtctcaattttattaataacaatatcaCCACTATCAATATTCGCTAATCATTTCCACACCTTCTCTGCCCCACCCTTTGCACTTTATTGCATTATATAATTCACTCTCTTTATACCTCTATacattctaatattttttgcaTTACAATCTGCACAACCATCATCATCTACATGCTTTGCAGCATCACATCTAGCATGAAGTTTGCATCTTGCAAAGCACACATACCCTCCCCAACCAATCTGATAAACAAATgattttagaatttaaagctaaataaattatacaCGTATATATAGATTTTCAACCTACTAAACGCACGTCTAACCTCTTCTTCTACCAGTGGTCTTGGTATGTTGACCTCTAACACGTAAACCCCAGAAATGTCTGATACCTCTGTGGGCTCTAATCTTCTTTAATCTTTCCAAATCATCTCTCAATTTGGATTCGACACCGTTGGCCAAATGATGGTAGTCCTTACCATCATTGATATCCTTTTGTCTGTTCAAAAACCAAGCTGGAATCTTATAGTTGGTTGGGTTTTGCATGATTTGAACAATTCTTTCCAATTCTTCTTGAGTCAATTCACCAGCTCtcttttgtaaattaaCATCAGCTTTCTTACAAACTAAATTGGCGTAACGACGACCAACACCCTTGATGGTGGTCAAAGCGTAAACAATCTTGATGTTACCATCAACATTGGTGTTCAACAGACGTAAAATGTGTTGGAAAGAACCTTGTTCAGTGATAACTAAAGACATCTTGACACTTAGCTTATTGTACGGGGTgctttcaaataataacgtGTGTGTtaccaattttaataaccaatttttttcttttcatatCAAATTCTTAACGTTTTCCAATCCAAACCTTCCcaccatcatcatcatcatcctCTCTATCCaatctttcatttttttttccaaactTGCGTCACCGCTTCCCGATGGTGCACGGGCGAGCAGGAATAGTGTTTTCCAGAGGGAAATTTCCCCACGAGGACTCTCCTTCTACCGATGAAAATTTCTGTCTAACAAAATTTCAACGCTAGACAGAATTATTCTCATTCCCCCTTCTACACTTCCTCTCTCTCTCCCCCTGTGGCAGCCAGTTCCCTGGGATGCCATCTCCTAAGAcattttctcttttcaaTATCCAATTTTCATTCACAATCCAATTTTATCGCCTCATGCTTACGTTAACGCCTTTCTATTAGAGGTCCTTCCTtgtatattaaaaaaatattcatcaaattttttattactataaCCCTCTTACAAACCCTCGAATCAgcaattatcaaaaatgGTATGTACAAAATGCTTGAATTGCTTTGTTATTAAACACACACTACCCGCCCCCCCTCTCCTTCCCCCTCGCATAATActaacaattttatttatatcattttaatGTCCCAAAcatttcatattttatttatttatcatttttaataggGTAGAGTTAGAACTAAAACCGTTAAGCGTGCTTCCAAAGCcttaattgaaaaacatTATCCAAAATTAACTTTGGATTTCCAAACTAACAAGAGATTATGTGACGAAATCGCTACCATCCAATCCAAAAGATTGAGAAACAAGATTGCTGGTTACACCACCCATTTGATGAAGAGAATCCAAAAGGGTCCAGTTAGAGgtatttctttcaaattacaagaagaagaaagagaaagaaaagatCAATACGTTCCAGAAGTTTCTGCTTTGGATTTGGAAAACCACAACGGTGTCTTAAACGTCGACAAACAAACCGCCGACTTGGTCAAGACTTTGGGTTTGAAATTACCTTTATCTGTCACCAACGTCTCTGCTCAAAGAGAAAGACGTTTCAGAAGAAGAGCCTAAGAAGGGAAggaatttcattatttttcttatgtaatttatatatatatataacttctttttttttctctcttAGCTCATTCAcacaataaaaatttaaattcaaaatattaatagtaataataatagtattataAAGATCTTAATATCTCATtacttaaatttttaactcTTTCTACTTTTTTGTCAATCAATTTCCCTTgtttattcaaaatcattgctctttgattaattaaattggTAATCACTTGGAATTTtaaactaatattaattcgttcttgaattatttcatttataaTCATTTGATTTTCATTCATAATTTCTTCACTAAATTTAATCCAATccattaaattcaattcacTAATATCATGACAAATCTTCCGATCTTCATCATTGGTAAGCTCTACAAAAATGTCTTCATTCATCTTGGATTCATTTAATCTTTCATagattaaattttcaattggatTATATGGACCAGGGCTTTTATGAGGTGATATATTGATTGTTTGATCTTGAATGGTTTCTTCATTCTTGTGATTGTCCCCAGATGAGGTTTTTTTCAAGGGactatttttattggaattaaattttttcttttctttaatatttggttttttaatcaatttattttcttgcATAGGtatacttttttcaaattcttctttaccattaaaaatatcattattttcttcatccAACGTTTCAAATTTCACATTGCTAGTGTTATTATTAGGATTATgctttttatatttaatgttATTCTTATTCGATGATCTTTGACTTACTAATCCTGgattcaataaatattgttcaattttcttttttctttgttctTTGGTTGTTTGATGATCGAGTTTAGTCACCATATGATtttcatctaattttttattactattactattattattagttttcAAATATCGATTTGTAGGAGATCTGCAAATAAGTTTATTTGGTGATGTTAAACTTAATGGATTTTCattaacaatatttttatttgggGAAACGTTTTTTTCATTCTGTgattcaatttcaaaattatcagCATATGATTGGAATTTATCAAAACTATTCTCCATTATTAGAcgttgttttttttttttcttatacTTGTATGGTAATTACAGTCGTTAGATCATTTCCCAGGAAAATCCttgctttttttaatatatgtaATTATTTCGGAGTTGTCTAATTTAGCCGCCCGCCCCCACcggaataaaaaaaaaataaaaaaattaaaaatgtgAAGCAATTTCTTATGAAAGATATGATTTTTATTCagttatataaatatctataaagaaaaaaagaaaaaaaagaaacattatatttttttgaataaactctataaatatctatcaacaccaaaaaaatataaataaaagtacctaaaaaaaacaaataaatatgttacagaatttttattatatttgaatctCAACAAAACAAACCATTATAGTTCCACCTGTAtgattgttttttttcgttttaATCCAACccaaacaataaaaataaaagaatagaaaaaaaaaatttttttgtttaatctTATAACTTTATTAACcgataaaaattttgatttattctGTTCCACCAGcttaaatgaaaaatcttGATTCAATCAATTGATAAGGTTATATAAACAATAAACCAGAAATAATGAGGTAAACACAATAGGGGGCGAAGAACAACAAGCAAAGGTTAAAGATATTCAATAGTTTTGTCTTGCCACGTAACTCATGAACCGATAATCTgtgatatttttgttgCTCTTTTTTGGAGGGGTCCTGTGTTAAAAAACATTATTTTggaaatgaattaaattctattatGTATTGTGAGGTTACATAACGTAACCTGGTATCTTTTACTTTTCAATACAAGGacaataaaacaaaaattgcAAACTTTGTTACAAGTAACAAGTgcttatatataaattttgttTCGTATTTGAAGGAGGGGGGGTGCTGTTTCGTTATAAAAcatcttattattattaatcatttgatttttccTTCTTAAAACGGTAtcgataataaaaaaatatatatatatgatcTTAACCCAGTTCTGATATTTTCTGCTTGATTAAATTATGAAGCTAAAAGGGAAATTACGCtaagaaataatatatctatCAGGATAATACAATACATTAAGCATGGATATATGTGCCAATCACTCTTGATAGAAAAAGGAAAGTTATACCCAAATACTTAAGCAAGCAACTAAGTAATTGAATGTGTATTTCTCGTTTTAATACCGCTGATCAAGGTAGTACGGAATTACAGACAAATTCTGACAGTAAACTTCGAACAAccatatattaaaattcaataGTGTGCATTTTAATTACTCtatattcatatattaGTATTTCAGTATACAAATTAGATAGtataatcaaaatcaaaatcatttCATTAAAGTTACTTTCTAGTACAACAtgcagaaaaaaaagatggAGAAGGTAATTCTATTGTTGTAAGCCCGGAAACTATGTTCTTCGCATAACTTGCCTTATGATGAGTAAAACTTACCGTACTGACACTCTTGAAGATATCAGGATTGATACTTTAGACAAGATATttgctattattaaacatttGAGTGCGAAAAGCTCTGCATACTATTTTTGGTGAGTGTTTTTTTACCTTAATTGtttaatgatttgattAATTGGCAATATTACGTCAAATAACGTATCATGCAATAGGCTCATAAAGGAAACTAAACGGTCTAAAAAAAcgaaaaagataaatattgaataataatgataaacaaatatcaaactaaaaaaatttaaaaaggAATAATAGTGATAACAAACTATATTCAATAATGAAATCAGCTCTGCTTTCTTTCTGCTTTCTTTCTGCTTTCTTTCTGCTTTCTTTCtgcttttttctttttagaGGAAATAAATTGCCAAATTGGCCAAAAGGCACCTTTCTTCATATTTCCTATTTAGGAGATGCATATCTTTCGTAGTTACGTGACCATCTTGATATAAATGGAATtttcaacaaaataaactttttaaGTGATTATGGACTTACCGAAAATTGTAGTTTTCTCCCCACTTTTTTAATGAGATTATCCgtttttggaaatttaCCGGACATCATCATCGAAAAGCTTAGATTCTAGTTTACCAcattctaataatgaaatattaaaagtttaCTATTTTAGATTATAAACAGCGAGGAAGTATCTCTCCCTAGGGCTTTCTAGATCAGTTTTTTTGATGATgtcaaatttaattatgtTGGTAAAGCAACCAATGTACCAGGCAAAAAAAANaaaaaaaaaaagaaaagaaagaaataaaaaaaagtacaTGTTTACCCATTATTCTAAGCATTACTCAATAATCAGTATATCTGacagaaaaataaaaaaatatgcgaagaaaaaaaatagtggTAAGAAAGTTTAGCCAGCTATTGGCAAGTTTGACTAATACTTTCTAAGCCTTTAGGAAACTTTAACATTTCGTAATGATTGCCcttatcatattttttgtacATGCATTTCTACCAATCATCTTATACCGTGGAGTTTTCCTTAAAAAATGCCCATACAAAAgcttatatttttttcgaaCGTTAGAAGAGAAGTGCCTTAGTTTTACCGTATTATGTCACTAAATCATTAGTTTAGCATTTTTGACAGTTTTTTGTTAATCTCTTTTTATCATAAAAAGTATACCTTTTGATTATTACTggggaaaataaaataaaaatagagcCAAAAAAATCGGTTATTCGTTTAGATTGAGTATGTATAATACAAATGTTGTTATGTTCATGCAAAGGTGATTTACAACGTATTAAATTAAGCATTGAGTAAGTTCCGCTGTTCCTTGAAATGTAATACTGTATTTTCTATACCTGGTTATCTTGTATTATGTATCACCAGGATATTGCTTCCCtatcttcaaaatttataaaactGTCAATGCTAAAAGGCaaattttgtatttaaagAGAGTTCATTTAACTTTTAGAAATTACTTCGATAATCTGTTTACTATGTGTAATAAAAGCGCGTTATTATTACCGTTTAATGTCGTTGTTATTATATTTGCGATAATGCAATAATTATAACAGCTTAatagttattattacgATTCTTTAgcattaatttttttaggGAATGTGAGTGTATCAGCATGAGATAAAGTTATATTTAGTCTTACTtatgaaataaattatttagagTTGAAAATAAGCTAAAAGGTGATATATTACAATCCAACTCTgcaatattattaagtaatttttcatcataaGATTTACaagtatttaataatgaatcaattaatatatgGTTTAAATCACTTGTATCATTACATTCtagatataaaaaatattttattaatgtgACTAAGCATATCTTggatttttcaattaataaaaaagctTTTTCAAATGGTTGGCCATTAAAATTCGTAAATAAATCCTCACTTTCTTCAActaaatctaataattcttctagGAATTTATCATCTTCTCCGAAATTTTCCACAAAATTACATTCTTCTGTATCTCTATTAAATGTTGGATATTGATTATGAGTTTCTGGGTAAAGCACTTGGTCTCTAATAACAAAGAATGTTTTCTGTGCAAGATATGGTAAATAGCCTATATCTTGCAATAGATCATCACTTTTGAAGAACGTTTTGAATTCAACAATATCTTGCAATTTGAGTAATGAATCTACAATATGATCAGTAAGCGTAGACTTGTTCATTCTTGGATCActtaaaagtttttttgATCGTGGAAGATCCGATACAAGTTTATAACAAAGAGAAATTATGCGTCTTCTAAAGATAAAACTTTTTTCCAGCTTGTATCTTTTAGAATAGTTCACTCTTTGTACatatgtattattaaaagtattttctCCATGATAAATTGGATGGGGGCGATAGTTAAGAGAATTTGAAGTCTTTAAACCTTCACAttctataaaaatatattcacaGAATCTTGTGGAAAAATTATGTGAAACAACGaacattttgaataatttagCTAGTGGGCTTTCCgataattcatcaaatataGATTTTGGCAATTCCTTACGTAATTCAttcataataaaatattcatgtcttaattccaatatatcaaatataatatttaataaaggTATCCATATTTCAATAGTTGTTAAGAAATTTTCATTGGTAT from Henningerozyma blattae CBS 6284 chromosome 4, complete genome encodes the following:
- the YOX1 gene encoding Yox1p (similar to Saccharomyces cerevisiae YHP1 (YDR451C) and YOX1 (YML027W); ancestral locus Anc_5.567), translating into MTSHPQPRSHSHSHNHTSLPRRVPSISALLTTPQFQENINTSTVTLPPLHHVTPPATPASTPGLQSPPVFRSPGMVSPYTTNSSPILTSAATTTLRPLRVKQYSFASNPNILPPLGGSHGAICIFDRCRRRCKCKCKRRGKCKRKCKHTPKHKCKHKCKHNRIDRPPTPPEQTPALKNSLTPTSKPEKPKSKRRRTTTKEWNILLNEFNKNPNPNKIKRIQLSQQCNMTEKTVQIWFQNRRQANKKLLLKNNSASPTSSLNSGTNGPNKRIGLNFINNNITTINIR
- the RPS18B gene encoding 40S ribosomal protein uS13 (similar to Saccharomyces cerevisiae RPS18A (YDR450W) and RPS18B (YML026C); ancestral locus Anc_5.566); translation: MSLVITEQGSFQHILRLLNTNVDGNIKIVYALTTIKGVGRRYANLVCKKADVNLQKRAGELTQEELERIVQIMQNPTNYKIPAWFLNRQKDINDGKDYHHLANGVESKLRDDLERLKKIRAHRGIRHFWGLRVRGQHTKTTGRRRG
- the RPS17A gene encoding 40S ribosomal protein eS17 (similar to Saccharomyces cerevisiae RPS17B (YDR447C) and RPS17A (YML024W); ancestral locus Anc_5.562); its protein translation is MGRVRTKTVKRASKALIEKHYPKLTLDFQTNKRLCDEIATIQSKRLRNKIAGYTTHLMKRIQKGPVRGISFKLQEEERERKDQYVPEVSALDLENHNGVLNVDKQTADLVKTLGLKLPLSVTNVSAQRERRFRRRA
- the ECM11 gene encoding Ecm11p (similar to Saccharomyces cerevisiae ECM11 (YDR446W); ancestral locus Anc_5.561), with amino-acid sequence MENSFDKFQSYADNFEIESQNEKNVSPNKNIVNENPLSLTSPNKLICRSPTNRYLKTNNNSNSNKKLDENHMVTKLDHQTTKEQRKKKIEQYLLNPGLVSQRSSNKNNIKYKKHNPNNNTSNVKFETLDEENNDIFNGKEEFEKSIPMQENKLIKKPNIKEKKKFNSNKNSPLKKTSSGDNHKNEETIQDQTINISPHKSPGPYNPIENLIYERLNESKMNEDIFVELTNDEDRKICHDISELNLMDWIKFSEEIMNENQMIINEIIQERINISLKFQVITNLINQRAMILNKQGKLIDKKVERVKNLSNEILRSL
- the NSE5 gene encoding Smc5-Smc6 complex subunit NSE5 (similar to Saccharomyces cerevisiae NSE5 (YML023C); ancestral locus Anc_5.558), with amino-acid sequence MQCSSSQSFVLGKERKNNPHYFVDLTEDILNVFDILNSMCILENYNDLLLYLESNLMSIDHKKLVVPPFDVFMILLTVCTITPNYKNNIIQENDHYNTTLTLLNRRVQNILKMYIKIVKDFNTSKYEVYDLELLRCQLFLMVDSLIPSKHTISTNNNKRKNKNNSLEENKLFFPNKYESYVYCLDKNIETLGNTLLHLVFHKYGEFTNCILWTLVNSMSNTNENFLTTIEIWIPLLNIIFDILELRHEYFIMNELRKELPKSIFDELSESPLAKLFKMFVVSHNFSTRFCEYIFIECEGLKTSNSLNYRPHPIYHGENTFNNTYVQRVNYSKRYKLEKSFIFRRRIISLCYKLVSDLPRSKKLLSDPRMNKSTLTDHIVDSLLKLQDIVEFKTFFKSDDLLQDIGYLPYLAQKTFFVIRDQVLYPETHNQYPTFNRDTEECNFVENFGEDDKFLEELLDLVEESEDLFTNFNGQPFEKAFLLIEKSKICLVTLIKYFLYLECNDTSDLNHILIDSLLNTCKSYDEKLLNNIAELDCNISPFSLFSTLNNLFHK